A DNA window from Chiroxiphia lanceolata isolate bChiLan1 chromosome 6, bChiLan1.pri, whole genome shotgun sequence contains the following coding sequences:
- the RPS13 gene encoding 40S ribosomal protein S13: MGRMHAPGKGLSQSALPYRRSVPTWLKLTSDDVKEQIYKLAKKGLTPSQIGVILRDSHGVAQVRFVTGNKILRILKSKGLAPDLPEDLYHLIKKAVAVRKHLERNRKDKDAKFRLILIESRIHRLARYYKTKRVLPPNWKYESSTASALVA, from the exons ATGGGTCGCATGCACGCTCCGGG AAAGGGCCTGTCCCAGTCGGCCTTGCCCTACAGGCGCAGCGTGCCCACG tGGCTGAAACTCACTTCTGATGATGTAAAGGAACAGATCTACAAGCTGGCTAAAAAGGGCCTGACTCCGTCCCAGATCG GTGTGATCCTGAGGGATTCCCATGGTGTTGCCCAGGTTCGCTTTGTTACTGGCAACAAGATTCTGAGAATCCTTAAATCAAAGGGACTGGCCCCAGACCTTCCAGAGGATCTTTATCACTTGATCAAGAAAGCTGTTGCTGTTCGCAAACATCTTGAGAGAAATAGAAAG GATAAAGATGCCAAGTTCCGCCTGATTCTGATTGAGAGCAGGATCCATAGGTTGGCTCGCTACTACAAGACTAAGAGAGTGCTGCCACCCAACTGGAAGTA tgaATCATCGACAGCTTCTGCCCTGGTCGCATAA